The proteins below come from a single Mauremys reevesii isolate NIE-2019 linkage group 6, ASM1616193v1, whole genome shotgun sequence genomic window:
- the GLRX gene encoding glutaredoxin-1 — translation MTQEFVQSKIKSDKVAVFIKPGCPYCQDAVKLLKKYPFKKGHLEFIDITTEDDMAGIQAYFQQTTGARTVPRVYIGEVCIGGYSDLAALEEQGKLSQKLKQIGAL, via the exons ATGACTCAGGAATTTGTGCAGAGCAAAATCAAATCTGATAAAGTGGCTGTTTTTATAAAGCCAGGCTGTCCTTACTGCCAGGATGCAGTGAAACTACTCAAGAAATATCCCTTCAAGAAAGGCCACCTGGAATTCATTGACATCACCACCGAAGATGATATGGCTGGCATTCAGGCTTATTTCCAGCAGACAACAGGGGCAAGAACA GTCCCCCGTGTGTATATTGGAGAAGTCTGCATTGGTGGATATTCTGATCTGGCCGCTTTAGAAGAGCAGGGAAAACTCTCTCAAAAGCTAAAGCAAATTGGTGCTCTATAG